One part of the uncultured Bacteroides sp. genome encodes these proteins:
- a CDS encoding 4Fe-4S dicluster domain-containing protein: MKRTVIKIDEALCNGCGMCVEGCHEGALQLINGKAVMISDLYCDGLGACIGECPVGAIELEEREAEPYSEEAVMERIAPKGERVILAHLKHLKEHGEKELLMQGVDYLRKNNIKVDLSQVHGQPHAGGMHGGCPGSMARTLKSAGPSVAGSGFATGGAAISAQAFSSAPQVSELRQWPVQLHLLNPQAGYFQGADVLLAADCTSFTAGNFHSRFLKGKILAIACPKLDSNTESYIEKLKVMIDESMINTLTVLIMEVPCCGGLLQMAKIAREEATRNIPIKAIVLSLEGEVKSETWI, translated from the coding sequence ATGAAACGAACTGTGATTAAAATAGATGAAGCGTTGTGCAATGGTTGCGGAATGTGCGTAGAAGGTTGCCACGAAGGTGCTTTACAGCTTATAAATGGCAAAGCTGTAATGATCAGCGATTTATATTGTGATGGCTTAGGAGCATGCATTGGTGAATGTCCGGTAGGTGCTATTGAACTAGAAGAACGTGAAGCAGAGCCTTACAGCGAAGAAGCTGTTATGGAGCGTATTGCCCCTAAAGGCGAAAGAGTAATACTGGCTCACTTGAAGCACTTAAAAGAGCATGGCGAAAAAGAGTTGCTTATGCAAGGAGTTGATTATCTGAGAAAAAACAACATAAAGGTAGATCTTTCACAGGTTCATGGGCAGCCTCATGCCGGCGGAATGCACGGAGGATGCCCTGGTTCTATGGCTCGCACACTCAAATCAGCAGGACCATCTGTTGCTGGCTCCGGATTTGCTACCGGCGGCGCTGCTATTTCTGCTCAGGCTTTTTCTAGCGCACCACAAGTTTCAGAGCTTCGTCAATGGCCGGTTCAGCTACATTTACTTAATCCGCAAGCTGGATATTTTCAGGGAGCAGATGTACTATTGGCTGCAGATTGCACATCTTTTACAGCCGGTAACTTTCACAGTCGTTTTCTAAAAGGGAAGATTCTGGCTATTGCTTGTCCTAAACTTGATAGCAATACGGAATCTTATATAGAAAAACTAAAAGTTATGATAGATGAATCTATGATTAACACTCTTACAGTGTTGATTATGGAAGTTCCATGCTGCGGAGGATTACTTCAGATGGCAAAAATTGCAAGAGAAGAAGCCACACGCAATATTCCTATCAAAGCAATTGTACTGTCTTTGGAAGGGGAAGTTAAAAGTGAAACATGGATTTAA
- a CDS encoding flavodoxin family protein, which produces MKVVAINGSPRKEGNTYHALMGVGKQLMENGIELEIIHIGNKAVRGCMACGGCSRNKDEKCVITTDPLNEWVQKMKDADGIILGSPVYYAGIPGTMKSFLDRAFYVSGSNGNLFRQKVGAAVVAVRRTGGSSTFDSLNHYLNYSEMILATSNYWNITHGLSKGEALKDDEGVQIMEVLGRNMAWLLKMREQTKESVPAPEKIDKIYTNFIR; this is translated from the coding sequence ATGAAAGTTGTAGCAATTAACGGAAGTCCCCGTAAAGAAGGTAATACTTATCACGCATTGATGGGTGTTGGAAAGCAATTAATGGAAAACGGCATTGAGCTCGAGATTATACACATCGGCAATAAAGCAGTGAGAGGATGCATGGCCTGCGGCGGATGTTCCAGAAACAAAGATGAGAAATGCGTTATTACAACAGATCCTTTGAATGAGTGGGTTCAGAAGATGAAAGATGCTGATGGAATTATTCTTGGTTCGCCTGTTTACTATGCCGGAATACCGGGAACTATGAAATCTTTTCTTGATCGTGCTTTTTATGTATCGGGCAGTAACGGCAATTTATTCCGTCAGAAAGTTGGAGCTGCAGTTGTTGCTGTACGCCGCACCGGAGGTTCTTCTACATTCGACAGCCTGAACCATTATCTGAATTATTCGGAGATGATTCTTGCTACGTCAAACTACTGGAACATTACTCACGGACTTTCTAAGGGAGAGGCTTTAAAAGATGATGAGGGCGTACAGATTATGGAAGTTCTGGGAAGAAACATGGCGTGGTTACTTAAAATGCGCGAACAAACAAAAGAATCTGTTCCCGCTCCTGAGAAGATCGATAAGATTTACACCAATTTTATCCGTTAA
- a CDS encoding helix-turn-helix domain-containing protein has product MGNEGSIEKYIFKGKEYFCSLELVMDMIGGRWKTIVLFHLKDGVMRSGELQRSLHGIANKMFTQTVRELEQTGLVERIVYPTVPPKVEYKLTPMGESVMPVIESLSNWGKHISVNYNNAQHKNNDI; this is encoded by the coding sequence ATGGGAAATGAAGGATCTATAGAGAAATATATTTTTAAAGGAAAAGAATATTTTTGTTCTTTAGAGTTAGTAATGGATATGATTGGAGGACGATGGAAGACAATAGTTTTATTTCATCTGAAAGATGGGGTGATGCGCTCTGGGGAACTTCAACGCAGTTTGCACGGTATTGCCAACAAAATGTTTACCCAGACGGTCAGGGAATTGGAGCAAACTGGGCTTGTGGAGCGTATTGTCTATCCCACAGTCCCTCCAAAAGTGGAGTATAAGCTGACACCGATGGGGGAGTCTGTAATGCCTGTTATTGAGAGTCTTAGTAATTGGGGGAAGCATATTAGTGTAAATTACAATAACGCTCAGCATAAAAATAATGATATTTAG
- a CDS encoding response regulator, which yields MRKLSNQDGLSNSAVLCIHQDRNGFMWFGTYDGLNFYDGKNFQLFRMEYGNKYSLSSNIIHKIVDAGGDDLWVCTYLGVNKFSISQHRVTESYKQYRDPCSIASTRDGLTWLIGKKNYISYYDINKHCFRELYLSGINPEDVEAFFIDNRNLLWIFSSKHGVWNIHTNYPKEKDNKKIRLIKKNAVIHDFAIQNAYYDKGLIYFVDIHGMLFVYNISHNHKVFIKNISHLLRRYGSLSSIISNHGDFLIAFKGKGTIKLVAQQHYSEEVVDLNTGVFNLYKDNNQDIVWIGTDGQGVGLYYKNHDFFNSIMLDWLPIKVAKPVRSIYTDKYNSLWIGTKGDGIIRIPNYDKTLKDKAILQKISHFTTETGLSNDQVFALVGSKYKNILWVATNGPELSYYSYSDNRVHSVINKTKTGINYVHSLYEENDSTLWLATDGNGLIKLIINGNVPAIKIKSAKSFLFRNGSKVASELFSMTNDNKSNIWLGCRGFGAVCFNTRTNQYKFVTLNDENNYAVNDILCVHGTNDSILYFGSSSGLTKMQINKDFSLKNVKGENGYINDMIHGILEDNNGCIWLSTNKGLIKYNPNNKFSHKYFYREGLNVVEFSDNAYYHCPYTNRLFFGGINGLVWLEPGAVDQKDYYPKVYFTGLKILGDKKNIFDYVAGKDNHIELSSKMNSFAVSFIAPDYINGSNYEYSYFLENYSREWKDLQNYNEATFSDLPPGHYVLKVKYKSDVFTSEDKCYELSIIILNPWYWTLFARVIYFIFFILLCLFFMRLGINKIKSNKQDLLNKLQEQKKEELYNAKLDFFTNITHEFCTPLTLINGVCERILSYGKSDEYVQKYINVLYNNAKQLNELIQEIIDFRKFGEVGFDACHIEKVCISELLDSQVLSFIETAESKDITIKVNVDNELYWNTDTLCMNKIFMNLISNAFKYTPQGGLIKVTAFVENDFLKFIINNTGKGIEEKDLDLIFDRYRILDNMNKNDCRDALSRNGLGLAICYNMVRLLHGQIHVKSEINNYTEFLVDFPLLPLSYSSQNKPENEEQALASFNKEINYVSDKNTQPQLSLRSSVLIIDDNKDIVWLVSDILSADYDILKAYNADEAFKILENQSPALIITDIMMPGQNGFDLTKQIRMNKYTCTVPIIVISARNTEEDKVKGISNGADAYLTKPFSSMILKSMVDRLVMNKQILKNYYNSPESAYQYLNGHLTHQDDKDFLESVIQIIKNNIEKDSLGPEFVASEMGLNVRKFYRKFKEASQLAPSDFIKDYRFSYAAKLLLSTNMSVQEVIYKVGIINKSYFYREFSKKYNMTPKEYRLQKNETTAK from the coding sequence TTGCGAAAATTAAGTAATCAGGATGGTTTGTCTAATAGTGCTGTATTGTGTATTCATCAGGATCGTAATGGCTTTATGTGGTTTGGAACTTATGATGGGCTAAACTTTTATGATGGAAAAAATTTCCAACTATTCCGGATGGAATATGGCAATAAATATAGTCTGTCAAGTAATATTATTCATAAAATAGTGGATGCTGGTGGTGATGATTTGTGGGTATGTACTTATCTTGGAGTAAATAAGTTTTCAATTAGTCAGCACAGAGTTACAGAGAGCTATAAGCAATATAGGGATCCATGCAGTATAGCTTCAACTAGAGATGGTTTAACGTGGCTAATTGGTAAAAAAAACTATATATCATATTATGATATAAACAAGCATTGTTTTAGAGAGCTCTATTTATCTGGAATTAATCCGGAAGATGTAGAAGCTTTTTTTATTGATAACAGAAATTTGCTTTGGATCTTTTCCTCAAAACACGGTGTATGGAATATTCACACTAACTACCCTAAAGAGAAAGATAATAAGAAAATACGATTAATAAAGAAAAATGCTGTTATTCATGATTTTGCAATACAAAATGCATATTATGATAAAGGACTAATATATTTTGTAGATATACATGGTATGCTTTTTGTATACAACATTAGTCATAACCATAAGGTATTTATTAAAAATATAAGTCATTTACTCCGCCGCTATGGTTCTCTTTCATCTATCATTTCGAATCACGGTGATTTCTTAATAGCTTTCAAAGGGAAAGGTACAATTAAACTAGTTGCACAACAACACTATTCTGAAGAAGTTGTAGATCTGAATACCGGGGTATTTAATCTTTATAAAGACAATAATCAGGATATTGTCTGGATAGGTACAGATGGACAAGGGGTAGGTCTGTATTATAAGAATCACGATTTTTTTAATAGTATAATGCTGGATTGGCTACCTATTAAAGTTGCTAAACCTGTCCGGTCAATTTATACAGATAAATACAATAGTTTGTGGATCGGGACTAAAGGAGATGGAATTATTCGCATACCAAACTATGATAAAACACTAAAAGATAAAGCCATTTTACAAAAAATATCTCATTTCACAACAGAAACAGGGCTATCGAATGATCAGGTTTTCGCCTTGGTTGGAAGTAAATATAAAAATATATTATGGGTGGCGACTAATGGTCCAGAACTTTCATATTATTCATATTCAGATAATAGAGTACATTCTGTAATCAATAAAACAAAAACCGGGATTAATTATGTTCATTCTCTATACGAAGAAAATGATTCAACTTTATGGTTGGCTACGGATGGAAACGGACTAATAAAATTGATTATAAATGGTAATGTTCCCGCAATTAAGATTAAGTCAGCGAAATCTTTTTTATTTAGAAATGGTTCAAAGGTAGCTAGTGAACTTTTTTCCATGACAAACGATAATAAATCAAACATATGGCTTGGATGTCGTGGATTTGGCGCAGTATGTTTTAATACTCGCACTAACCAATATAAATTTGTGACACTTAATGATGAAAATAATTATGCTGTAAATGATATTTTATGTGTTCACGGGACTAATGATTCTATCTTGTATTTTGGTTCAAGTTCAGGACTTACCAAAATGCAAATTAATAAAGATTTTTCTTTGAAAAATGTAAAAGGGGAAAATGGGTATATAAATGATATGATTCATGGTATACTTGAAGATAATAACGGATGTATTTGGTTAAGCACAAATAAAGGACTTATAAAATATAATCCAAACAATAAATTCTCTCATAAATATTTTTATCGGGAAGGACTGAATGTGGTTGAATTCAGTGATAATGCATATTATCATTGTCCTTATACCAACCGACTCTTTTTTGGAGGGATAAATGGACTGGTATGGTTAGAACCTGGAGCTGTAGATCAGAAAGATTACTATCCTAAAGTATACTTTACAGGTTTGAAAATTTTAGGTGATAAAAAAAATATTTTTGATTATGTAGCAGGAAAGGATAATCATATTGAACTTTCATCAAAGATGAATTCATTTGCTGTATCATTTATTGCTCCTGATTATATTAACGGCTCTAATTATGAATATTCGTATTTTTTGGAAAATTATAGTAGAGAATGGAAAGATTTGCAAAATTATAATGAGGCTACTTTTTCTGATCTTCCTCCAGGACACTATGTTCTGAAAGTTAAATATAAAAGTGATGTTTTTACTTCAGAAGATAAATGTTATGAGCTTTCAATAATTATTCTCAATCCTTGGTATTGGACTCTTTTTGCCCGAGTTATTTATTTCATTTTTTTTATTTTGCTGTGTCTGTTTTTTATGAGACTTGGAATTAATAAAATAAAATCCAACAAGCAAGATTTATTGAATAAATTGCAGGAGCAGAAAAAGGAAGAATTATATAATGCTAAGTTGGATTTCTTTACAAATATAACTCATGAATTTTGTACGCCATTAACGTTGATTAATGGTGTTTGCGAAAGAATATTGTCATATGGGAAATCTGATGAATATGTTCAGAAATATATAAATGTTTTATATAACAATGCTAAACAATTAAATGAATTAATACAAGAAATTATTGATTTTAGAAAATTTGGAGAAGTTGGATTCGATGCTTGCCATATTGAAAAAGTTTGCATCTCGGAATTACTTGACAGTCAAGTGTTATCATTTATTGAGACTGCAGAATCTAAGGACATAACTATTAAAGTTAATGTAGACAATGAATTATATTGGAACACAGATACTTTATGTATGAATAAAATTTTCATGAATCTGATATCTAATGCTTTTAAGTATACCCCCCAGGGAGGATTGATTAAGGTCACTGCATTTGTAGAAAATGATTTTTTGAAATTTATAATAAATAATACAGGAAAAGGTATTGAAGAAAAAGACTTGGATCTAATTTTTGATAGATATCGGATTTTGGATAATATGAATAAAAATGACTGTAGGGATGCTTTATCTAGAAATGGTTTGGGACTTGCAATCTGTTACAATATGGTTAGGTTGTTGCACGGACAGATACATGTGAAAAGTGAAATTAATAATTATACTGAATTTCTTGTTGATTTTCCACTATTGCCGTTATCATATTCTTCTCAAAATAAACCTGAAAATGAAGAACAGGCTCTGGCTAGCTTTAATAAAGAAATAAATTACGTTTCAGATAAAAACACGCAACCTCAATTATCTTTGCGCTCGTCAGTATTGATAATTGACGATAACAAAGATATTGTTTGGCTGGTTTCTGATATATTATCTGCTGATTATGATATATTGAAGGCATATAATGCCGACGAAGCATTTAAAATTCTTGAAAATCAATCCCCGGCATTGATCATTACTGATATAATGATGCCTGGCCAAAACGGTTTTGATTTGACAAAGCAAATCCGAATGAATAAATATACTTGCACAGTGCCTATAATAGTAATTTCTGCCCGAAATACTGAAGAGGATAAAGTAAAAGGAATATCGAATGGAGCAGATGCATATCTTACTAAACCATTTTCATCAATGATACTCAAGAGTATGGTTGATCGTTTAGTTATGAATAAACAAATATTGAAGAATTATTATAATTCTCCAGAAAGCGCATACCAATATCTTAACGGCCATTTAACCCATCAAGATGACAAAGATTTTTTGGAGTCTGTTATACAAATAATAAAAAATAATATTGAGAAGGATTCTCTTGGACCTGAGTTTGTTGCTTCAGAAATGGGACTGAATGTGCGGAAATTTTATAGAAAATTTAAAGAGGCGTCACAGTTAGCTCCAAGTGATTTTATAAAAGACTATAGATTTTCTTATGCAGCAAAACTTTTGCTGTCTACTAATATGTCTGTTCAAGAGGTTATTTATAAAGTGGGAATAATTAATAAGTCCTATTTTTATCGGGAATTTTCAAAAAAATATAATATGACTCCTAAAGAATATCGGCTGCAAAAGAATGAAACTACAGCTAAATAG